A stretch of Pseudoprevotella muciniphila DNA encodes these proteins:
- a CDS encoding tetratricopeptide repeat protein, giving the protein MRKKLIYSVIMGLVFILGSQNALGQAEYEKYVKSETPDSSILLMADEVLALEMDDAEKATKLIEKLYKKVQKKPYQMIGLSNYFLQKKSIPTAKMTAERAYKLFPEDPSVMIQLGDIYQSIRAYGKATQYYDEALSKDPENLYAMTMAAYLYKDTNPAKCVEYLQMMDKVAPSSVMVSRYLGDIYYGDSQNDKALENYVNYYKIVPHDIDNLNENSCINYVALLRMNEKYDEVETLSTELNGVFPKNTFFKRSIIDAIISTRYANLSEEDINRVIEKSDFVINNELPDTSYNYRDYAYLAEAYKAKQEYDEYIKWAEKAIQKEPRAATTLLPEIADAYSRAGNYDKAIEMCEKFIATGDTLVQPTDYFFLAGYYGNKALKLEGAEQEAALAKAEEIYDNYETMVDVDEQYRGTFMMAEYYNALQNTDKMVEYFVFALNKMGEPNDVNKAHYVRANKMLLGVETDKDSPDVASIKKYCSAILSVDPEDEFANNVNEILKQNGL; this is encoded by the coding sequence ATGAGAAAGAAACTGATTTACAGTGTTATCATGGGCCTCGTGTTCATCTTGGGTTCACAGAACGCCCTTGGACAGGCTGAGTATGAAAAGTACGTGAAGTCCGAAACACCGGACTCCTCAATTTTGCTGATGGCAGACGAGGTACTCGCCCTTGAAATGGACGATGCTGAAAAAGCCACAAAATTGATTGAGAAATTGTATAAGAAAGTGCAGAAGAAGCCATATCAGATGATAGGTCTCTCCAACTACTTCCTTCAGAAGAAGTCCATTCCAACAGCAAAGATGACGGCAGAGCGTGCCTATAAACTCTTTCCCGAAGATCCCAGCGTAATGATTCAGTTGGGCGATATTTATCAGAGCATCCGTGCATACGGTAAGGCTACGCAGTATTATGACGAGGCTTTGAGCAAAGACCCTGAAAACCTTTATGCCATGACAATGGCTGCCTATCTTTACAAAGATACCAATCCTGCAAAGTGTGTGGAATATCTGCAGATGATGGACAAGGTGGCTCCCTCGAGCGTAATGGTAAGCCGCTATCTCGGCGACATCTATTATGGTGACAGCCAGAACGACAAGGCGCTTGAGAATTACGTGAACTATTACAAGATTGTTCCTCACGATATTGACAACCTCAACGAAAACTCTTGTATCAATTATGTGGCATTGCTCCGCATGAATGAAAAGTATGATGAGGTTGAAACTCTATCTACCGAACTTAATGGAGTATTCCCGAAGAATACTTTCTTCAAGCGTTCCATTATCGATGCTATCATCAGTACAAGGTATGCTAACCTTAGCGAAGAAGACATTAACCGCGTTATAGAGAAGTCAGACTTTGTCATCAATAATGAGTTGCCCGACACTTCATACAACTATCGCGATTATGCCTATCTGGCAGAGGCTTATAAAGCAAAGCAGGAGTATGATGAATACATCAAATGGGCAGAAAAAGCCATTCAGAAAGAGCCTCGTGCAGCCACAACCCTGTTGCCTGAGATAGCTGATGCTTATTCAAGAGCAGGTAACTATGACAAGGCCATCGAAATGTGTGAGAAATTCATCGCAACAGGTGATACACTCGTACAACCCACCGACTATTTCTTCCTCGCAGGCTATTATGGCAACAAGGCACTCAAACTTGAAGGAGCAGAGCAGGAAGCCGCTCTTGCCAAGGCAGAGGAAATCTACGACAATTACGAAACTATGGTTGACGTGGACGAACAGTATCGCGGCACATTTATGATGGCAGAGTACTACAACGCACTTCAGAACACAGACAAGATGGTTGAATACTTCGTCTTCGCACTCAACAAGATGGGAGAGCCCAATGATGTGAACAAGGCTCACTACGTTCGTGCCAACAAGATGCTCCTCGGTGTTGAAACAGATAAAGATTCTCCCGATGTGGCAAGTATCAAGAAATACTGCTCCGCCATTCTCTCTGTCGATCCGGAAGATGAATTTGCTAATAACGTGAATGAAATTCTCAAGCAGAACGGTCTCTGA
- a CDS encoding Gfo/Idh/MocA family protein, translating into MALGIQSVAQSLSPSTTWHWNKGTIVVDTPARPAGQKSALGLTVEKLPVVRVAFVGLGMRGPGAVERFTYIPGVEIVALCDYVEARAEACQKYLRKAGLPPAQIFSGEKGYEEVCKLPNVDLVYVATDWDHHFPVAKCALENGKNTAIEVPSAMNLEQCWELIDLSEKTRKHCMILENCCYDWYEMNTLNMAQHGVFGEVLRAEGAYIHNLDDYWDDYWKNPDGSDPDQLGWRMKYNMENRGDVYATHGLGPVAQALDIHRGDRFTTLVAMDTKSAHGKEYVEKKTGRPCNNFRNGDNTTTLMRTENGKVVEIQHNVMNPQPYNRLYKLSGTRGYATKYPEEHYAIDANQLKATGHKPKFDNLTSHGFMPKAEQDALKAQYEHPILKKYGGLAKEVGGHGGMDFIMDSRLVYCLQNGLPLDMDVYDLAEWCCLAELGTLSMDNNCASVAFPDFTRGEWNVVKGFRHAFANADDEAEAERVAKDFTAKLKEKAAADNVWEKYDKAKAKAAEKAQKAAEKAAKKAAKQ; encoded by the coding sequence ATGGCATTGGGCATCCAGTCTGTGGCTCAGTCGCTGTCTCCCTCTACTACGTGGCATTGGAACAAGGGTACTATCGTAGTTGATACTCCGGCACGTCCGGCAGGACAGAAGTCTGCACTCGGTCTTACTGTTGAGAAACTTCCTGTTGTTCGCGTGGCTTTCGTAGGCCTTGGTATGCGTGGCCCCGGTGCCGTTGAGCGCTTTACCTACATCCCTGGTGTAGAAATCGTAGCCCTCTGCGACTACGTTGAGGCACGTGCAGAAGCATGTCAAAAGTATCTCCGCAAGGCAGGTCTTCCTCCAGCACAAATCTTCAGTGGCGAAAAAGGCTATGAAGAAGTATGCAAACTGCCTAACGTAGATCTCGTTTATGTGGCAACAGACTGGGACCATCACTTCCCTGTAGCAAAGTGCGCTCTTGAGAATGGCAAGAACACTGCCATCGAAGTGCCCTCTGCCATGAATTTGGAACAGTGCTGGGAACTCATCGACCTCAGCGAAAAGACACGCAAGCATTGCATGATTCTTGAAAACTGCTGCTACGACTGGTATGAGATGAATACGCTCAATATGGCTCAGCATGGCGTGTTCGGCGAAGTGCTTCGTGCCGAAGGTGCTTACATCCACAACCTCGACGACTACTGGGATGATTACTGGAAGAACCCTGACGGCAGCGATCCCGACCAACTCGGCTGGCGCATGAAGTACAACATGGAAAACCGTGGAGACGTTTATGCTACTCACGGACTTGGCCCTGTGGCACAGGCTCTGGATATTCACCGTGGCGACCGTTTCACCACCCTCGTTGCCATGGACACCAAGAGTGCTCACGGCAAGGAATATGTGGAGAAGAAGACCGGCAGGCCTTGCAACAACTTCCGCAACGGCGACAACACGACAACGCTTATGCGTACAGAAAACGGCAAAGTGGTTGAAATTCAGCACAATGTAATGAATCCGCAACCATACAATCGCCTTTATAAGTTGAGTGGAACTCGTGGATATGCAACAAAGTATCCAGAAGAACATTATGCAATTGATGCCAACCAACTCAAGGCTACAGGACATAAGCCAAAATTTGACAATTTGACTTCACATGGCTTCATGCCTAAGGCTGAACAAGATGCACTCAAAGCACAATACGAACACCCCATATTGAAAAAATATGGTGGATTGGCAAAAGAAGTAGGTGGTCATGGTGGTATGGACTTTATCATGGACAGCCGTCTTGTTTATTGCTTACAGAACGGGTTGCCTCTCGATATGGACGTTTACGACCTTGCTGAATGGTGCTGCCTTGCTGAACTTGGCACACTCTCGATGGACAACAACTGTGCAAGCGTAGCATTCCCCGACTTCACTCGTGGTGAATGGAACGTTGTAAAGGGTTTTCGTCATGCTTTCGCTAATGCCGACGATGAAGCAGAAGCAGAAAGAGTTGCAAAGGACTTTACTGCCAAGTTGAAGGAAAAGGCTGCGGCTGACAACGTATGGGAAAAGTACGATAAAGCAAAGGCTAAGGCTGCTGAAAAAGCCCAGAAGGCTGCAGAAAAGGCTGCCAAGAAAGCCGCTAAACAATAA
- a CDS encoding nucleotidyltransferase domain-containing protein, whose protein sequence is MDRTLSCFFALLRAGLWGHPIDVSLFENFTDWQEIQRLARAQTVVGVVLEGISSLPQNMRPVKSEYMQWLSLVMQIENANDMLNDGVTEVYSMFRKAGFEGVLLKGQGIAQYYREPRHRQPGDIDLYFGEENYQTTTKFIEDSGFALEMETSYHSSFKYGEIEVENHRVFVDFYNNKNKKKLRIWQGRQDEYTNAAFVHKGITVPTLSHQTNAVYIFLHLLHHFLQVGIGLRQVCDWAVYLTVNQKYIDSKQFAADLEYLPIKRAATAFACLCVNYLGMNAEMFPFPVDTTQARKDGEWLVRDVIVAGNFGDDILQHFKTKHKWERIKAYYKAVKRHLSVYRLCPSEVRAYPLKWLKSKIKKEEFYEH, encoded by the coding sequence ATGGACAGAACCTTAAGTTGCTTTTTTGCGCTTTTGCGGGCAGGTTTGTGGGGCCATCCGATAGACGTGAGTCTCTTTGAGAATTTTACTGACTGGCAGGAAATACAGCGTTTGGCACGTGCTCAGACTGTGGTTGGTGTAGTTCTTGAAGGTATCTCTTCCCTGCCTCAGAATATGCGCCCTGTGAAGAGCGAGTATATGCAATGGCTCTCTTTGGTGATGCAGATAGAGAATGCCAACGATATGCTCAATGATGGTGTAACGGAGGTTTATTCCATGTTTCGCAAGGCAGGTTTTGAGGGTGTATTGCTGAAAGGACAAGGTATCGCTCAGTATTATCGCGAGCCCCGACATCGTCAGCCGGGCGATATTGATCTTTATTTTGGTGAAGAAAACTATCAGACAACTACCAAGTTTATTGAGGATTCGGGCTTCGCTCTCGAGATGGAAACATCATACCACAGCAGTTTCAAGTATGGTGAAATTGAGGTGGAAAACCATCGCGTCTTCGTAGATTTTTATAATAATAAGAACAAGAAGAAACTTCGCATTTGGCAAGGCCGGCAAGACGAATACACTAACGCTGCTTTTGTCCACAAAGGCATAACTGTTCCCACTCTCTCGCATCAGACCAATGCCGTGTATATCTTCCTGCATCTGCTCCACCATTTCCTGCAAGTGGGCATCGGACTGCGACAAGTGTGCGATTGGGCGGTTTATCTCACTGTAAATCAGAAGTATATCGATAGCAAACAGTTTGCTGCCGATTTGGAGTATCTTCCGATAAAGCGTGCAGCAACTGCATTCGCATGCCTCTGTGTAAACTATCTGGGCATGAATGCTGAAATGTTCCCTTTCCCTGTTGATACAACTCAGGCGCGTAAAGATGGTGAATGGTTAGTTCGCGATGTGATTGTGGCTGGCAATTTTGGTGATGACATCCTGCAGCATTTCAAGACAAAGCACAAGTGGGAAAGGATAAAGGCATATTACAAAGCCGTTAAGCGGCATTTAAGTGTTTACAGGCTTTGTCCTTCTGAAGTGAGGGCTTATCCCTTGAAATGGCTCAAGTCGAAGATAAAGAAGGAAGAATTTTACGAGCATTAA